Proteins encoded by one window of Dendropsophus ebraccatus isolate aDenEbr1 chromosome 4, aDenEbr1.pat, whole genome shotgun sequence:
- the LOC138789262 gene encoding intestinal mucin-like protein, giving the protein MCLQIGQAILVKGSSCKTCKCSGVKDPKTGFNAVVCEHIRCIVQCPLGYVYKTSNNSCCGTCIQDSCIVVATDGSSYFLKPGESQFPLNDNCTQYTCIQKGNTLVTSSLTKVCPTTEAEECTSGLLEKTPDGCCKICKAPKACRVKTNVTEISRNGCSANVTVSYCDGWCPSPKKFSETSLQMEGKCECCIATETSNINVDLVCPGDNNNIRITMSSATKCECFAATCTP; this is encoded by the exons ATGTGCTTACAGATAGGGCAAGCCATTTTAGTAAAAGGATCATCCTGCAAGACATGTAAATGTTCAGGAGTCAAAGACCCCAAGACCGGCTTTAATGCTGTTGTTTGTGAACATATCCGCTGCATTGTGCAATGCCCATTG GGCTATGTCTATAAAACATCTAATAACAGCTGCTGTGGAACATGCATCCAAGATTCTTGTATTGTGGTAGCTACTGACGGATCAAGCTATTTCTTAAAG CCCGGAGAATCGCAGTTCCCACTGAACGATAACTGCACGCAATACACTTGTATACAGAAAGGAAATACTCTTGTGACATCTTCACTTACAAAAGTTTGTCCTACAACAGAGGCGGAGGAGTGTACGTCT GGCTTGCTTGAGAAAACTCCAGATGGTTGCTGTAAAATTTGTAAAG CTCCAAAAGCATGCAGAGTAAAGACAAATGTAACTGAGATTTCTAGGAATGGTTGTTCAGCTAATGTCACTGTGTCTTACTGTGATGGCTGGTGTCCAAGTCCTAAAAA GTTCTCTGAGACGTCACTGCAAATGGAAGGAAAATGTGAATGTTGCATAGCCACAGAGACCTCAAACATAAATGTTGACTTGGTTTGTCCCGGGGACAATAACAACATTAGAATTACCATGTCTTCTGCCACCAAATGTGAATGCTTTGCTGCAACCTGTACACCATAG